Proteins from a single region of Rhodospirillales bacterium:
- a CDS encoding universal stress protein: MTLRYLLVHLDKSEASGIRADVAIALAKRFGARLAALYAVCDPDVPSAASRDRYVFVERAAGKAEAAFRVHAAASGIDLEWQSDIGSSDVQVSRAVVMRSREADLVVLGQIDPSSADGSVPPTLIDDTVLHAGRPVLVVPFAGHFAAFGRHAVIAWNGSREATRAVHDALPLLAVADQVTVLALTPVATMRDDVEHSPPDGIVRHLIEHGVRAREDRLTFDPSTIHPAERLLSYLVDVGGDLLIMGAPGQQQSRAAAKKSVAGRILTQATVPVLLSY; encoded by the coding sequence ATGACGCTTCGCTACCTCTTGGTGCATCTGGACAAGAGCGAAGCCTCCGGGATACGGGCGGACGTCGCGATTGCGTTGGCCAAACGCTTTGGCGCGCGCCTCGCCGCCCTTTACGCCGTATGTGATCCCGATGTTCCGAGCGCCGCCTCGCGCGACCGCTACGTGTTCGTCGAACGCGCGGCCGGAAAGGCCGAAGCTGCCTTTCGCGTTCACGCCGCGGCGTCGGGTATTGACCTCGAGTGGCAATCCGATATCGGCTCGTCGGACGTGCAGGTGAGCCGGGCGGTGGTCATGAGATCCCGCGAGGCGGACTTGGTCGTGCTCGGCCAGATCGATCCTTCGAGCGCCGACGGCAGCGTTCCCCCGACGCTGATCGATGATACCGTCCTTCACGCGGGTCGGCCGGTGCTGGTCGTCCCCTTCGCTGGACATTTCGCCGCGTTCGGCCGGCACGCGGTCATCGCATGGAATGGCAGCCGCGAAGCGACCCGCGCGGTGCACGACGCGCTGCCGCTCTTGGCGGTCGCCGATCAGGTAACCGTTTTGGCGCTGACGCCAGTGGCAACGATGCGAGACGACGTCGAGCATTCCCCACCGGACGGCATTGTCCGTCATCTGATCGAACATGGTGTGCGCGCCCGGGAAGACCGGTTGACTTTCGATCCGTCCACAATCCATCCGGCCGAACGCCTGCTCTCCTACCTCGTCGATGTTGGTGGCGACCTTCTGATCATGGGGGCGCCCGGCCAGCAGCAGAGCCGCGCAGCGGCTAAAAAGAGTGTCGCCGGGCGAATTCTGACTCAAGCGACCGTGCCCGTTCTGCTGTCGTACTAA
- a CDS encoding type II toxin-antitoxin system RatA family toxin, with amino-acid sequence MTTHRDSRSILAPAERVFDLVADVERYPEFLSLWRQARVFRRDGNVYYTHQEIGLGPVRERFHTRTELIRPERIDITSRDTMFRSFLIRWDFTDEDTGCRASVMLDWQMRSKLLQKAIDALLPSAAQSMVGAFQRRAEQTLR; translated from the coding sequence TTGACCACGCATCGTGACAGTCGCTCGATCCTGGCGCCGGCAGAGCGAGTATTCGACCTCGTGGCCGACGTCGAGCGCTATCCCGAGTTTTTGAGTCTATGGCGCCAGGCGCGAGTCTTCCGCCGCGACGGAAATGTCTATTATACGCATCAGGAAATTGGACTGGGTCCCGTGCGTGAGCGATTTCACACGCGCACGGAGCTCATTCGCCCGGAGCGGATCGACATAACCTCACGCGATACGATGTTCCGCTCGTTTCTCATCCGCTGGGATTTTACCGACGAAGATACCGGCTGTCGGGCTTCGGTGATGTTGGACTGGCAGATGCGATCGAAGTTGCTGCAAAAGGCGATCGACGCGCTGCTGCCGTCGGCAGCGCAGTCGATGGTCGGAGCGTTTCAACGGCGCGCGGAACAAACGCTGCGCTAA
- the gcvPB gene encoding aminomethyl-transferring glycine dehydrogenase subunit GcvPB: MAEPMGTISGNRGLQIEEPLIFEQGSPVKTAVDLPPANPPKGSDRLGSARRRGPIGLPGLSEPEAVRHYLRLSQMNYSIDSGLFPLGSCTMKHNPRLNESVVRLPGLGDLHPLQPVSTVQGALALIHELAHWLKTLTGLPAVAMSPGAGAHGELVGLMTIRAALESRGDPRKRVLVPESAHGTNPATAAACGYVVEAIPADARGRVDLAALRTKLGPDVAAIMVTNPNTCGLFETDMQHIADAVHAHGAFFYCDGANFNAIVGRVRPGDLGIDGMHINLHKTFSTPHGGGGPGSGPVVLSKELARFAPVAYVVEDDGGFSLVEHEMHSDGKPIGRIKGFHGQFGMFVRALAYMMSMGGDGLRQASADAVLNANYILAELRDDLSAPFPGSCMHEAVFDDRFLKDTGVTTLDFAKALIDEGIHPMTVYFPLVVHGAMLIEPTETESKASLDQFVRTLRGLAQRAKAGHCTYFHEAPRMAPRRRLDETRAARNPVLRWRPGSNPVTASKIGKAAE, encoded by the coding sequence ATGGCCGAACCGATGGGCACGATCAGTGGCAACCGAGGACTGCAGATTGAAGAGCCGCTGATCTTCGAGCAGGGCTCCCCCGTCAAGACAGCCGTCGACCTGCCACCGGCAAATCCCCCGAAGGGGAGTGATCGCCTCGGCAGCGCCCGGCGGCGCGGGCCGATCGGTTTGCCGGGCCTCAGCGAGCCCGAGGCAGTTCGCCACTATCTACGTCTCAGCCAGATGAATTACTCGATTGACTCCGGGTTGTTTCCGCTGGGCTCGTGCACCATGAAGCACAACCCGAGACTGAACGAGAGCGTGGTGCGCCTGCCGGGCCTGGGTGATCTTCATCCGTTGCAGCCGGTCTCGACGGTGCAGGGAGCGCTGGCGCTGATCCACGAGCTTGCCCACTGGCTGAAAACCCTCACCGGTCTTCCGGCCGTGGCGATGTCGCCGGGAGCGGGTGCCCATGGCGAGTTGGTCGGTCTGATGACGATCCGCGCGGCTCTGGAAAGCAGGGGGGACCCGCGAAAGCGGGTTCTCGTGCCGGAATCCGCGCATGGAACAAACCCGGCAACGGCCGCCGCCTGCGGCTATGTCGTCGAAGCGATTCCGGCTGATGCGCGCGGACGCGTCGACCTCGCGGCGCTGCGCACCAAGCTGGGGCCGGACGTCGCCGCGATCATGGTGACCAATCCCAACACCTGCGGCCTGTTCGAGACCGACATGCAGCACATCGCCGACGCGGTACACGCCCACGGCGCCTTCTTCTATTGCGACGGCGCGAATTTCAACGCCATCGTCGGGCGGGTCAGGCCGGGCGACCTTGGCATCGACGGCATGCACATCAACCTGCACAAGACGTTCTCGACACCACACGGCGGCGGCGGCCCCGGCTCCGGCCCAGTGGTGCTGTCGAAGGAACTTGCCCGCTTCGCCCCGGTCGCCTATGTCGTCGAGGATGACGGCGGTTTTTCTCTCGTCGAACACGAGATGCATTCCGACGGCAAGCCGATCGGGCGGATCAAGGGGTTTCACGGGCAGTTCGGCATGTTCGTCCGAGCACTCGCGTACATGATGAGCATGGGCGGGGACGGTCTGCGGCAAGCCTCTGCAGACGCTGTGCTCAACGCCAATTACATTCTGGCCGAACTGCGGGACGACCTCTCGGCGCCCTTTCCCGGATCTTGCATGCATGAGGCCGTGTTCGACGACCGCTTCCTCAAGGATACCGGCGTGACGACCCTGGATTTCGCCAAGGCGCTGATCGATGAGGGGATTCATCCGATGACCGTCTATTTTCCCCTGGTCGTACACGGAGCGATGCTCATCGAACCGACGGAGACGGAGAGCAAAGCGTCGCTTGACCAGTTTGTCCGAACGCTGCGCGGTCTCGCGCAACGGGCGAAAGCAGGTCATTGCACGTATTTTCACGAAGCGCCGAGAATGGCGCCCCGCCGCCGGCTCGACGAGACGCGTGCGGCGCGCAATCCGGTGTTGCGCTGGCGCCCGGGTTCGAATCCGGTGACCGCTTCAAAGATCGGCAAAGCAGCCGAATAG
- the gcvPA gene encoding aminomethyl-transferring glycine dehydrogenase subunit GcvPA yields MRYLPLTDDDRNAMLAAIGVGSIEDLFGDVPPTARLQGPIDLPPHQDEMSVERTFRAFAARNLSPSAAPCFLGAGTYRHHIPAAVDHLIQRGEFLTAYTPYQPEIAQGTLQYLFEFQTQVALITGMDVANASLYDGATACAEAVLMSGRITKRKRVVLSGGLHPHYRATAETYCRFLGFHSVSLPPSWAGDEDPADRIDGDTACVVVQNPDVFGRVRDYSDLAQACHGQGALLVIVVNEVVSLGALLSPGEMAADIVAGEGQSLGNAPSFGGPTVGLLAARARFVRQMPGRLVGETVDADGRRGYVLTLSTREQHIRREKATSNICTNSGLCALAFTIHATLLGEAGFTRLAELNHGRACALVERLAEVPGVSLLNETFFNEVTLQLPTAAADVVERMAGKGVLGGVPVSRLLPAWPEVDRLVLVATTETNSDGDMDAFVAALRESL; encoded by the coding sequence ATGCGCTATCTGCCGCTGACTGACGACGATCGTAATGCGATGTTGGCGGCAATCGGCGTCGGATCGATCGAGGATCTGTTCGGCGACGTACCGCCAACGGCACGCCTGCAAGGCCCGATCGATCTGCCGCCTCATCAAGACGAGATGTCGGTCGAACGGACGTTTCGCGCGTTCGCCGCACGCAATCTCAGCCCGTCGGCCGCGCCATGCTTTCTCGGCGCCGGCACCTATCGCCATCACATTCCGGCAGCGGTCGATCATCTCATTCAGCGCGGCGAATTTTTGACCGCCTACACGCCCTATCAGCCGGAGATCGCCCAGGGAACGCTCCAGTACCTGTTTGAATTTCAAACTCAGGTGGCGCTGATCACCGGGATGGACGTTGCCAATGCGTCGCTCTACGACGGGGCCACGGCGTGCGCCGAAGCAGTCCTCATGTCGGGCCGGATCACGAAACGCAAACGCGTCGTGCTGTCCGGCGGATTGCACCCGCACTACCGCGCGACGGCGGAAACGTATTGCCGGTTTCTCGGCTTCCATAGCGTCTCCCTGCCGCCGTCCTGGGCGGGGGACGAGGACCCGGCCGATCGCATCGACGGCGATACCGCGTGTGTCGTGGTGCAGAATCCGGACGTTTTCGGGCGCGTTCGCGACTACTCCGATCTGGCGCAAGCCTGCCATGGTCAAGGTGCCTTGCTTGTCATCGTCGTCAATGAGGTCGTTTCCCTCGGCGCTCTGCTATCGCCCGGCGAAATGGCGGCCGACATCGTTGCCGGCGAAGGCCAGTCGCTCGGCAACGCGCCCTCGTTCGGCGGTCCTACGGTCGGCCTTCTCGCGGCGCGCGCGCGCTTCGTCCGCCAGATGCCGGGCCGTCTGGTCGGCGAGACGGTCGACGCCGACGGTCGGCGAGGCTACGTGCTGACCTTGTCAACGCGCGAACAGCATATCCGCCGCGAGAAGGCGACCAGTAACATCTGCACGAATTCCGGGTTATGCGCGCTGGCCTTCACCATCCATGCGACCTTGCTGGGGGAAGCAGGCTTCACGCGTCTCGCCGAATTAAACCATGGGCGCGCCTGTGCGCTGGTCGAGCGTCTCGCAGAGGTTCCAGGCGTCAGCCTCCTCAACGAGACATTCTTCAATGAAGTCACCTTGCAATTACCGACGGCAGCCGCAGACGTGGTCGAACGCATGGCGGGAAAAGGCGTGCTCGGTGGCGTTCCCGTCTCCCGCCTGCTGCCGGCTTGGCCGGAAGTGGATCGGCTCGTCCTCGTTGCCACGACGGAAACGAACAGCGACGGCGATATGGACGCATTCGTCGCGGCGTTGAGGGAGTCACTGTGA
- the gcvH gene encoding glycine cleavage system protein GcvH: MLPVRFTREHEWVRVEDGVGTIGITDFAQGQLGDVVFVELPAIDTEIARGVQAAVVESVKAASEVYAPVSGTVIAINDSLADEPGQVNGDPQGAGWFFKVRLSDPSELDGLMDQAAYEAFLRSLD; this comes from the coding sequence ATGCTCCCGGTCCGCTTCACTCGCGAACACGAATGGGTACGCGTCGAGGACGGCGTCGGCACCATTGGCATTACCGACTTTGCGCAAGGTCAACTCGGCGACGTTGTCTTCGTCGAGCTGCCGGCGATCGACACCGAGATTGCTCGCGGTGTTCAGGCGGCGGTGGTCGAATCCGTCAAAGCCGCCAGCGAGGTTTACGCCCCGGTTTCCGGAACGGTCATAGCGATTAATGATTCCCTCGCCGACGAGCCCGGCCAAGTCAACGGCGACCCGCAAGGGGCCGGCTGGTTCTTCAAGGTCCGCCTTTCCGATCCCTCCGAGTTGGACGGACTGATGGATCAGGCCGCTTACGAAGCGTTTCTCAGGAGCCTTGATTAA
- the gcvT gene encoding glycine cleavage system aminomethyltransferase GcvT, protein MGEQADAPLKRTPLYDLHCELGAKMVPFAGYEMPVQFKGILSEHLHAREKAVLFDVSHMGQMRIDGEAADALESLVVADVKGLPVGKVRYTLFTNAAGGIIDDLMITQGGYYLMLVVNAARKAVDFAHLRDRLPGFDIHLLNDMALLALQGPAAASVLSRLAPASKVMLFMTSEALKIGDIRCIVSRTGYTGEDGFEISCAASEAEALARMLLAEPEVMPAGLGARDTLRLEAGLCLWGNDIDETTTPVEAGLNWAISRRRREEGGFPGDEIILRQLFDGAPRKRVGIRLAGKVPARRGSRILDGDGRDIGVVTSGGYAPSVGGPIAMGYVTPAVADVGTSVQLVVRDKPLQGEVVLMPFIEQRYVK, encoded by the coding sequence ATGGGCGAGCAGGCCGACGCACCGCTGAAGCGCACCCCTCTCTACGATCTGCACTGCGAACTTGGCGCCAAAATGGTGCCCTTCGCCGGCTATGAGATGCCGGTACAGTTCAAGGGTATCCTCAGCGAGCACCTGCATGCGCGCGAAAAGGCCGTGCTGTTCGACGTCTCACACATGGGCCAGATGCGAATCGATGGCGAAGCCGCCGACGCACTCGAGAGTCTCGTCGTCGCCGATGTCAAGGGCCTGCCCGTCGGCAAGGTTCGTTATACCCTGTTTACCAACGCGGCCGGCGGGATCATCGACGATCTGATGATCACCCAGGGCGGTTATTACTTGATGCTGGTGGTCAATGCCGCGCGCAAGGCCGTCGATTTCGCGCACCTGCGCGATCGGCTGCCGGGCTTCGACATTCATCTGCTCAATGACATGGCGCTGCTGGCGCTGCAAGGACCGGCGGCAGCCAGCGTTCTCAGCCGCCTCGCTCCGGCGAGCAAGGTGATGCTGTTCATGACCAGCGAGGCGCTGAAGATCGGAGACATCCGGTGCATTGTCTCGCGCACGGGGTATACGGGGGAAGACGGTTTCGAGATTTCCTGCGCGGCGAGCGAGGCGGAAGCGCTTGCCCGCATGCTGCTCGCAGAACCGGAGGTCATGCCCGCCGGTCTGGGCGCGCGCGATACCCTGCGTCTGGAAGCGGGCCTTTGCCTGTGGGGCAATGATATCGACGAGACGACGACGCCGGTGGAAGCCGGATTGAATTGGGCAATCAGCCGTCGTCGTCGCGAGGAAGGGGGATTTCCCGGGGACGAAATCATTCTGCGCCAACTGTTCGACGGCGCGCCACGCAAGCGCGTCGGCATCAGGCTTGCGGGCAAAGTGCCGGCCCGCCGCGGCAGCCGCATCCTCGACGGCGACGGACGAGATATCGGTGTGGTTACGAGCGGCGGTTACGCGCCCTCGGTCGGCGGGCCGATCGCTATGGGATACGTTACGCCCGCAGTGGCAGACGTGGGAACGTCGGTCCAACTCGTCGTTCGTGATAAACCCCTGCAAGGAGAGGTCGTTCTCATGCCCTTCATCGAACAGCGGTACGTCAAATAG
- a CDS encoding CDGSH iron-sulfur domain-containing protein: MTEAVIAQKSPFPVAVEAGKKYAWCACGRSATQPFCDGTHKGSAFAPVIFTAEATETVWLCGCKRTHQPPMCDGTHGTL; the protein is encoded by the coding sequence ATGACCGAAGCCGTCATTGCCCAGAAGTCACCCTTTCCGGTGGCGGTCGAAGCAGGCAAAAAGTATGCGTGGTGTGCCTGCGGGCGCAGCGCCACACAGCCGTTCTGTGACGGCACGCACAAGGGATCGGCGTTTGCACCGGTCATTTTCACCGCCGAAGCAACCGAGACGGTGTGGCTGTGCGGCTGCAAACGTACCCATCAGCCGCCGATGTGTGACGGCACCCATGGTACGCTGTGA
- a CDS encoding homoserine kinase gives MAVYTEIADEEVQSFAEEYDIGRVIACKGIAEGIENSNFLLVTEQGPFILTLYERRVKESDLPFFLALMEYLAARAIPCPTPVKGRDGQALRRLAGRCAAIVTFLRGMWPRRPTVAHCQALGDALARMHLAGADFPMFRANDLSVAGWRPLYNASAQREGAVAPDLAAELTSELELLERRWPTALPHGVIHADLFPDNVFFEAERLSGLIDFYFACTDFLVYDVAICINAWCFEADGSFNVTKARRLIGGYQAVRPLVAEELTALPLLCRGAAMRFLLTRLFDWLNTPKNALVTPKNPMEYLRRLRFHRSARGLAAYGLDAFDAC, from the coding sequence ATGGCCGTCTATACCGAAATCGCCGACGAAGAAGTCCAGTCCTTCGCCGAGGAGTACGACATTGGTCGCGTTATCGCCTGCAAAGGCATCGCCGAGGGAATTGAAAACTCAAATTTTCTGCTGGTCACCGAGCAGGGACCGTTCATCCTGACGCTCTATGAGCGGCGGGTGAAGGAGAGCGACCTGCCGTTTTTTCTCGCATTGATGGAATACCTGGCCGCGCGGGCAATCCCGTGCCCGACGCCGGTGAAAGGACGGGATGGCCAGGCGCTGCGCCGACTCGCGGGTCGATGTGCCGCGATCGTCACCTTCCTGCGCGGAATGTGGCCGCGCCGGCCGACCGTCGCGCACTGCCAGGCGCTGGGGGACGCGCTCGCGCGAATGCATCTCGCGGGGGCGGACTTTCCAATGTTTCGCGCGAACGATCTGTCGGTCGCCGGCTGGCGGCCGCTTTACAACGCATCGGCTCAACGGGAAGGCGCGGTGGCGCCCGATCTCGCCGCGGAGTTGACGAGCGAACTCGAGCTTTTGGAGCGGCGCTGGCCAACCGCGCTGCCGCACGGCGTCATCCATGCCGATCTATTTCCGGACAACGTGTTCTTCGAAGCGGAGCGGCTCTCCGGGTTGATCGACTTCTACTTTGCCTGCACGGATTTTCTCGTCTATGACGTCGCCATATGCATTAACGCGTGGTGTTTCGAGGCGGACGGCAGCTTTAATGTCACCAAGGCCCGCAGGCTTATTGGTGGCTATCAAGCCGTCCGGCCGCTCGTGGCCGAGGAATTAACGGCGCTACCGCTGCTATGTCGAGGGGCGGCAATGCGATTTCTTTTGACCCGGCTTTTCGACTGGTTGAACACGCCGAAAAACGCGCTGGTCACGCCCAAGAATCCCATGGAATACCTGCGACGGCTGCGCTTTCACCGTAGCGCCCGCGGGCTCGCCGCCTATGGCCTGGATGCTTTCGATGCCTGCTGA
- the rnhA gene encoding ribonuclease HI: MPADDANTDQIDLFTDGACLGNPGPGGWGVILRWRDHEKELSGSEAFTTNNRMEMTAAIEALASLKRPSVVRLFTDSTYLRDGITRWMANWKRNGWRTADKKPVKNTDLWQRLDAASAPHRIDWQWVRGHAGHVENERADALARAAARTVTARHGIGPSTT, encoded by the coding sequence ATGCCTGCTGACGACGCTAACACCGACCAGATTGATCTTTTCACGGATGGCGCCTGCCTCGGCAATCCCGGTCCCGGAGGCTGGGGCGTGATCCTGCGCTGGCGCGATCACGAGAAGGAGCTGTCCGGAAGCGAGGCGTTTACCACCAACAACCGGATGGAAATGACGGCGGCGATCGAGGCGCTGGCGTCATTGAAGCGGCCGAGTGTCGTGCGTTTATTCACCGATTCGACCTATCTGCGCGACGGGATTACGCGCTGGATGGCCAATTGGAAGCGAAACGGCTGGCGCACGGCCGATAAGAAGCCGGTGAAGAACACCGACCTATGGCAGAGGCTGGACGCGGCGAGCGCCCCGCATCGGATCGACTGGCAGTGGGTACGCGGCCACGCCGGACACGTCGAAAACGAGCGGGCGGACGCCCTCGCGCGCGCGGCCGCACGCACGGTCACCGCTCGGCACGGCATAGGTCCGTCGACGACATAG
- a CDS encoding hemerythrin family protein: MAVGVPALDADHRCLIRIISLLKDAEGEEAERIVQVVLDTLVVYCRYHFAREETGLGARNAPTFGGQRSEREGFARVIAQLRKCVGDETQPANGADKSAIAQDLLDDLTAWLRHHIFVQDMAYRPYAPRADAIVFGPPLPSSKPTLSS, translated from the coding sequence ATGGCTGTGGGGGTGCCAGCTCTGGATGCCGACCACCGCTGTCTTATTCGCATCATCAGTCTGCTGAAGGATGCCGAGGGCGAAGAAGCGGAGCGAATTGTTCAGGTCGTCCTCGATACGCTCGTCGTCTATTGTCGCTATCACTTCGCCCGCGAAGAGACAGGGCTGGGCGCTCGCAACGCTCCGACGTTCGGCGGCCAACGATCCGAACGCGAGGGCTTCGCGCGCGTGATCGCCCAGCTGCGAAAGTGCGTAGGCGACGAGACGCAACCGGCCAACGGCGCCGACAAATCCGCCATCGCCCAAGACCTTCTTGACGATCTGACGGCGTGGCTCCGCCATCACATCTTCGTCCAGGACATGGCGTATCGGCCCTACGCGCCCCGTGCAGACGCCATCGTTTTCGGCCCGCCGCTTCCCTCCAGCAAGCCTACGCTCAGTTCATGA
- a CDS encoding peroxiredoxin, which translates to MTLQVGDKIPSVKLMRWGTNGPEPITTDDLFKGKKVALFGVPGAFTPTCSAKHLPGFVEQAAALKAKGIDEIICTSVNDVFVMNAWGKDQACGDKVMMVADGDAAFTKAAGLELDLTGKGLGLRNQRFSMVVDDGVVTVLNIDPAGAFEKTSAESLLAAI; encoded by the coding sequence ATGACGCTCCAAGTCGGCGACAAGATTCCTTCGGTCAAACTCATGCGTTGGGGCACCAACGGTCCCGAGCCGATTACCACCGATGATCTGTTCAAGGGAAAAAAGGTGGCACTGTTCGGCGTCCCCGGCGCATTCACGCCGACCTGCTCGGCAAAGCACCTGCCAGGCTTCGTCGAACAGGCCGCAGCGCTGAAGGCGAAAGGGATCGACGAAATCATCTGCACCTCGGTAAACGACGTGTTTGTCATGAACGCGTGGGGGAAGGATCAGGCGTGCGGCGATAAAGTTATGATGGTGGCTGATGGCGACGCCGCCTTTACCAAGGCTGCCGGACTCGAACTCGATCTGACCGGAAAGGGCCTGGGCCTGCGCAATCAGCGGTTTTCCATGGTCGTCGACGACGGGGTTGTCACTGTCCTCAACATCGATCCGGCAGGCGCCTTTGAGAAGACGAGCGCTGAGAGCCTTCTCGCCGCGATCTAG
- a CDS encoding thioredoxin family protein: MLRWLTIAVPLALALSVLLAAPRTANAAGSVEPASEWAQTDHGGVRLISSQNAVGRDDIVLLGLQFRMLPGWHIYWRSPGDAGFPPRADWSASENLASAEIEWPAPQRFSVLDLQTVGYSGAVILPVTAHLAKPGEPLHLRARIDYLTCSDICVPYTADLALDLPAGTPAPSMFAHDLARARAAVPGPPGPTFTIDRVSIDSAAAPSVLAVDVHADPPLEQPDVFIEAASPLSLDAPMVSHGANGATTFRLPINAAQQSDPLLVGLAVTVTIVDGARAIETTQTIAVEGSRSTSPPGEKDLAARHLSPGDAGPSTLALMLALGILGGLVLNLMPCVLPVLSIKLLSIVGYGGDERRTVRAGFVASACGILFSFMVLAVALAALKASGAAIGWGLQFQQPWFLTAMVLIVTAFAGNLWGVFEVPLPRAVAAADGRAGRIRGMAGHFLTGALATLLATPCSAPFLGTAIGFALAGGTREIFVVFTAIATGLALPYLTIAAFPGLATRLPRPGRWMARLRRVLAVALAGTAVWLIVLLSGRIGWPAALAVGGIAVAVLPLLGASRHHAHRLRPFRLAGAAVLAAAAFAVPARVPIGSDAAGSRPVAGAPAPAVNWVPFEPERIPGLVAEGRIVFVNVTADWCLTCKLNERLVLSRDPVRASLALGRVVAMQADWTAPDDRIARYLAGFGRYGIPFDAVYGPAAPEGLALPELLSDSAVEEALARAEGGIAQR; the protein is encoded by the coding sequence ATGCTGCGTTGGCTGACTATCGCCGTGCCGCTTGCGCTGGCTTTGTCCGTTCTGCTTGCTGCGCCGCGCACCGCCAATGCCGCAGGTTCAGTGGAGCCGGCCTCTGAGTGGGCGCAAACCGATCACGGGGGCGTCCGCCTGATCTCGTCGCAGAACGCCGTCGGTCGCGACGACATAGTGCTCCTCGGTCTGCAATTCCGCATGCTTCCGGGATGGCATATCTACTGGCGATCACCCGGCGATGCCGGATTTCCGCCGCGGGCGGATTGGTCGGCATCGGAAAACCTCGCGTCCGCCGAGATCGAGTGGCCGGCACCGCAGCGATTCAGTGTGCTCGACCTTCAGACCGTCGGCTATTCGGGGGCCGTCATCCTGCCAGTCACGGCGCACCTAGCGAAACCGGGCGAGCCGCTTCACCTGCGGGCACGGATCGACTACCTGACGTGTTCCGATATTTGCGTTCCGTATACCGCCGATCTCGCGCTCGACCTGCCGGCTGGAACGCCGGCACCATCGATGTTTGCCCACGATCTCGCCCGGGCGCGCGCCGCGGTCCCGGGCCCTCCCGGTCCGACCTTCACGATCGATCGGGTCAGCATCGACAGCGCCGCCGCTCCGTCTGTCCTCGCCGTCGACGTTCACGCCGATCCGCCGCTCGAACAGCCCGATGTGTTTATCGAAGCGGCATCGCCGCTTTCCCTGGACGCACCCATGGTTTCACACGGCGCCAATGGCGCGACGACGTTCCGCTTGCCGATCAACGCCGCCCAACAATCGGACCCGTTGCTGGTCGGGCTTGCGGTGACGGTCACGATCGTCGACGGCGCGCGTGCGATCGAGACGACGCAGACCATTGCGGTCGAAGGCAGCCGGTCAACGAGCCCGCCCGGCGAGAAAGACCTTGCCGCCCGCCACCTGTCGCCGGGTGACGCCGGGCCGTCCACCTTGGCGCTTATGCTGGCGCTCGGAATTCTCGGCGGCCTCGTGCTCAACCTGATGCCATGCGTGTTGCCGGTGTTGTCGATCAAGCTGCTGTCGATCGTCGGGTATGGTGGAGACGAAAGGCGGACCGTCCGCGCCGGCTTCGTCGCCTCCGCGTGTGGCATTCTTTTCTCCTTCATGGTGCTGGCGGTAGCACTGGCAGCCCTTAAGGCATCCGGCGCGGCAATCGGCTGGGGTCTGCAATTCCAGCAGCCGTGGTTCCTTACGGCGATGGTTCTGATCGTCACCGCCTTCGCCGGGAATCTGTGGGGCGTATTCGAAGTGCCGTTGCCGCGCGCGGTGGCCGCGGCAGATGGTCGCGCTGGCCGGATCCGGGGCATGGCCGGTCATTTTCTCACCGGGGCGCTGGCGACGCTGCTCGCCACCCCCTGCTCCGCACCATTTCTAGGAACGGCGATCGGGTTTGCGCTCGCCGGCGGGACGCGCGAAATTTTCGTCGTGTTTACCGCAATCGCCACCGGACTGGCCCTTCCCTACCTCACGATCGCCGCGTTCCCGGGTCTTGCGACGCGGTTGCCGCGCCCAGGACGATGGATGGCCCGGCTTCGCCGCGTCCTTGCCGTCGCACTGGCGGGCACGGCCGTCTGGCTGATCGTCCTTCTTTCCGGTCGGATTGGCTGGCCGGCAGCCCTTGCGGTCGGTGGGATTGCCGTCGCTGTCCTGCCGCTACTGGGCGCGAGCCGCCATCATGCGCATCGTCTGCGTCCTTTTCGCCTGGCCGGTGCCGCCGTGCTCGCAGCAGCGGCGTTTGCCGTGCCGGCACGGGTGCCGATCGGCAGCGATGCGGCTGGATCGCGACCGGTGGCTGGCGCACCCGCACCGGCGGTGAACTGGGTGCCGTTCGAGCCTGAGCGCATCCCCGGTCTCGTCGCCGAGGGCCGGATTGTCTTCGTTAACGTCACCGCGGATTGGTGCCTGACCTGCAAGCTTAACGAGCGGCTGGTGCTTTCACGCGATCCGGTGCGCGCCAGCCTCGCCCTTGGACGGGTCGTGGCAATGCAGGCGGACTGGACCGCGCCGGACGATCGCATCGCCCGCTATCTCGCTGGGTTTGGCCGCTACGGCATCCCGTTCGACGCCGTCTACGGTCCCGCGGCGCCCGAGGGACTGGCGCTCCCAGAATTGCTGAGCGACAGCGCCGTCGAAGAGGCTCTGGCGCGCGCCGAAGGGGGCATCGCACAACGTTGA